The nucleotide sequence GTAGACGCGGCGCAGCAGGCCGAGCAGCGTGTCGTCGGGTGCCGCGGCCGCCATGCGCGATCCCGCTCAGGCGATGCCGTCGCGCAGGGCCTGCAGCAGCTTGTCGTGCACGCCGCCGAAGCCGCCGTTGCTCATGCAGACGATGTGGTCGCCGGGCCGCGCCGTGGCGACCAGCTGGCCCACCAGCGTGCCGATGTCGCCAGCCACCCGAGCGCGTTCGCCCATCGGGGCCAGCGCGGCGGCCGCGTCCCAGTCGAGCCCAGCCGTGTGGCAGAACGACAGGTCGGCCGACTCGAGGCTCCACGGCAGCTGCGCGGCCATCACGCCGAGCTTCATCGTGTTGCTGCGCGGCTCGAAGGCCGCGAGGATGCGCTCGCCCTGGTGGCCCGTGGCGTCGAGCTTCTGGCGCAGGCCGTCGAGCGTGGTGCGGATCGCGGTCGGATGGTGGGCGAAGTCGTCGTAGACCGCGATCGCACCGCCCGCGCCCTCGACCGTGCCGCGCAGTTCCATGCGCCGGCGCACGTTGCGGAAGCTGCCGAGCGCGCGCGCCGCGTCGGCCGGCGACACGCCCACGTGCTCGGCGGCAGCGATCGCGGCCAGCGCGTTCATCTGGTTGTGCAGGCCCGACAGCGCCCATTCGACGCGTCCGACCGGCTCGCCCTCGTGCAGCACGTCGAAGGCGTCGTGCGTGCCGCGCGCCTGCCACTGCGCGCCCGGGCCTTCGCCGCCGAAGCGCGCGAGTTCGCTCCAGCAGCCCTGGGCCAGCACGCGCTCGAGGCTGGGCTCGGTGGCATTCACCACCAGCCGGCCGGTGGACGGCACGGTACGCACCAGGTGATGGAACTGCCGCTCGATGGCCGCGAGGTCGTCGAAGATGTCGGCGTGGTCGAACTCGAGGTTGTTGAGGATCGCCGTGCGCGGTCGGTAGTGCACGAACTTGCTGCGCTTGTCGAAGAAGGCGGTGTCGTACTCGTCGGCCTCGATCACGAAGGCCGGTCCGTCGCCGAGCCGGGCCGAGACGCCGAAATCGAGCGGCACGCCGCCGACCAGG is from Variovorax paradoxus and encodes:
- the mpl gene encoding UDP-N-acetylmuramate:L-alanyl-gamma-D-glutamyl-meso-diaminopimelate ligase; this encodes MHIHVLGICGTFMGGLAALAREAGHRVTGCDAGVYPPMSDQLRALGIDLIEGFGADQLALAPDVFVVGNVVSRARLADGTPKFPLMEAILDAGKPYTSGPQWLAEHVLLGRHVMAVAGTHGKTTTTSMLAWVLERAGKAPGFLVGGVPLDFGVSARLGDGPAFVIEADEYDTAFFDKRSKFVHYRPRTAILNNLEFDHADIFDDLAAIERQFHHLVRTVPSTGRLVVNATEPSLERVLAQGCWSELARFGGEGPGAQWQARGTHDAFDVLHEGEPVGRVEWALSGLHNQMNALAAIAAAEHVGVSPADAARALGSFRNVRRRMELRGTVEGAGGAIAVYDDFAHHPTAIRTTLDGLRQKLDATGHQGERILAAFEPRSNTMKLGVMAAQLPWSLESADLSFCHTAGLDWDAAAALAPMGERARVAGDIGTLVGQLVATARPGDHIVCMSNGGFGGVHDKLLQALRDGIA